In Oreochromis niloticus isolate F11D_XX linkage group LG12, O_niloticus_UMD_NMBU, whole genome shotgun sequence, the DNA window TTGAAAGCTTTGAAGCGTTTATCATGTTTTGAACAAccctctcctttctctccaGCCTGACATCATACAGACGCCACTAGATCATAGTTTCTGCATCTGGTTTCATAAAGGATGGAAAAAACATAATGGTGGGGGTAATTTGAAAACATGACAATCACATACGCTCCtgagaaaggaggagggcaACCCACTGACAGATAAATTGAGATAGTTAAAATTGTGATATTCTTTAAATCATATTCAAATTACTTCGATGATAAGCTAACAATAGCTGCTGGACTCTAATTTAACCCATTGCTCTACTGTCAGGAATGCCCACCCTCCTCTCTCAGGGTAATACTTGTTGGTAAAAAGAGCATTTGGCCCCGGTGTTGCTGACTGGTTTTAATATGAAGCTGATATCAGTATCAGCTTACAGCTGCTCTCACCCTCAGCTAACAACACCTGGGGGTCAGGCTCACTGGGCTGGCTGAGGCTCCTGTCAGGCAGCGTGAGGCAAGCGTCACTGTCAGGTTTCCCTAACGTCATTGACTGCATCGCCTATCAGCCCGTGTCACCGTCAGGAGGTTGGTAACGCCTCATCACAGTGTCAGAGACCGACTGGCTGCTCACTCCCTGCCTCGCCAAACAGCCTGCGTCAGTGTCAGCATCAGCTGCTCTTAATTTCATTGTCAGAGCCTGTCAGACCCTGTCAGTTGTACTTCAACTTTCACCTATTCTTCCTAGATAATCAAGGCCTTTCAATGACTGCATGAGCCTCCTGTGCCACCTGTTGATTGTGCACTTCCTGGGGAATCTGGCCTAAATCAAAATGATGCTGGGTCTGAGGCATGTCCCCTTCGTGGAAATGCCCATGTGGTCTAACACCATGCTGTGTCTGGTCGGCACCATCGTGATTTCTATGATGATGGCCATTGTTGTGATCACTGCCATGGCCATGAGGATGAACATCCTGATTATCCCCATGGTGGCCGTGACCGTGACCATGGTGATGACCGTGACCATGGTGATGACCATGACCATGACCATGGTGATGATCATGTCTGGTGTCGTCCTGTTCAGCTGGGACATCAGGCTGGACACCTGCATTATCTTTGCACTCCTCTGGGATCTCAGCACTCTGAAATTACAAGCAGAGATTACATAAATTACACTTTGTGTCTCGCCTCTGCTTAAACAATTATTATATGATGATCATATTGCCTCACTTAAAAAACAACTCTCTGTTAGATTTGATCTATACCTCATGTGTGCAGTCTCCACATAGGCGTTTGCAGTAGGTGTCTTTGATTGCCTTCTCAATATGGCCCTCTCCAATGATGGAGTATGGAAGTGAAATACGGTAGGTTAGACGGCCACACCTGTTTGGAAAGGGACAGAAAAGCATTGTGAGATTAGGCCTATGGAGGCGAGCTATATTGTCCAAAATTACAATGTTCCATTGATTTAAATGTAACTGAATTTTCTGCTTCATGTCAAACCTGTCATAAATGAAAAAGTCGTCTTTCTCTCCAGCCAGTGTCTGCCAAACATCAGGCTGATGCCCGTCCTGCTTGTAGAGTATGATGTTCTTGGAAAGTTTGGCCTCCAGCAAAGGGTGCAGATGTCGTGATTGCTCCCCCTGGTGGTTAACGACCATGTAGACCACATTCTTAAGACCTTGACGTTCCAGCTTCTGCTGCAGGCCATCTAGTCTGCTCAGAGGAAGAGCATTGGGAAATCAGTATCAAATTAATATGTCAAAGTAAAATGTCTTCTACAAATATGAATAGCATGATTTCTTTGACAGttttaacaaatttaaaaacccCTTATAATATCTCAGTTACCAGTCTCTTGTGCTTTGCCACAGAAAAGTTCAGGGCTGATCCACTGTCATGTCACTTTTTGTGTTATAAATAATGAAAAGTGTGAAACTATACAACTATTGTCACATGACGGGCACATACCTGGAAGCCTGCACCAAGCAGAACAGTCAGCTGGCCTGTAAAAGGGCCACCACCGTCACTCGACCTACTGACCCCTTCATAGGCTCCACGTCTCCTATCCTCCAGTCTGAAGGTAGCTGACAGCGGGGCCCTCCCCCCTCACTCTCTGCCCCACCCCCATGGAGCAGGCAGAGAGTGAGGAGCAGACTGAGGCCTGCCCACATCTCTGTGGCGCCTCCTTACTGCCCCAACTTTAGTTTCAGAGAGGAACAGGGTAGAAAGAACAGAAAGGAACAGAAAGAAATTTATGAAACTCAGCAGAAAAACGTAGCCTATTAGTACAAAAGGTCAGAGAAGGTGTTCAATTTTTACATTCCTCATATCATACTAGAAATCTTTCTGGACTTGATATAGGATATATATCAAAAACTGTGCAATTAGTAAGAGTGAGCAGAGCACTTATATGAAGTTTTCACTGGTGTTGCAACACAAATTTTAGTCCAGTGATGCAGTAAATACAAAtagtaatataaaaatataacttaAGAGGATTTGTGACTgaatattatat includes these proteins:
- the selenop gene encoding selenoprotein Pa — translated: MWAGLSLLLTLCLLHGGGAESEGGGPRCQLPSDWRIGDVEPMKGSVGRVTVVALLQASULFCLVQASRLDGLQQKLERQGLKNVVYMVVNHQGEQSRHLHPLLEAKLSKNIILYKQDGHQPDVWQTLAGEKDDFFIYDRCGRLTYRISLPYSIIGEGHIEKAIKDTYCKRLCGDCTHESAEIPEECKDNAGVQPDVPAEQDDTRHDHHHGHGHGHHHGHGHHHGHGHGHHGDNQDVHPHGHGSDHNNGHHHRNHDGADQTQHGVRPHGHFHEGDMPQTQHHFDLGQIPQEVHNQQVAQEAHAVIERPULSRKNRUKLKYNUQGLTGSDNEIKSSUCUHURRLFGEAGSEQPVGLUHCDEALPTSURUHGLIGDAVNDVRETUQURLPHAAUQEPQPAQUAUPPGVVS